The following nucleotide sequence is from Gymnodinialimonas phycosphaerae.
TATACTTCACCACGCGACAGCCATCGAGCACGACGGCATTGTTCTTGGGCTCAAAGGCCGCGACGGCGGACTTGATCCAATGCACGCCGCGCGGGATCAGCGAACCCATCGTCTTGGCGGTGTCCTGGGCCTCGAAAATACCGCCACCAACCATGGTCCAACCGGGCTGATAATAGTGGATGTCAGCCGGATCGATGATTGCAATGGACAGGTCCGTTGTGCGCGTCTGCAAGCTGGCGGCCACGGAAATGCCCGCCGCCCCCGCGCCCACGATGACGATATCATAGGAGGCATCGCCGGTGTCCGTGGGGGTCTTGCCGCCATTGGCGATGCGGCGTGCCACACCGTTCATATCGTAGCCCGCCGCCTTGGTCGCCGCGAGGATATCCGCGATCGGCTTTTCCTTTGCCTGCGCCAGTGACCACAAGGTGGCAGATCTTGTACCGGTCCGGCAATAGGCGAGGATCGGGCCCGGCAGTTCGCGCAAAGCCGCCCCGAATTCGGCCGCGTCAGCGTCCGTCACCATGCCGGCCGTGATGGGGATATACCGCACCTCAAGACCCGCCACCTCGGCCGCAGCTTCGATTTCCTCGAAGCTCGGCTGATCCGCCCCTTCCCCATCGGGGCGGTTGCAGATAATGGACCTGATGCCCTCAGCTTTGAGAGCGGCAACGTCAGCCGGTGCAATTTGTGGGCTGACCGACACTGCGTCGGATATTTTTCGAAGGTCCAAGATCTTTCTCCTCGTTATGGTTTAACGGCGACCGAAGTCGTCTGTTGTCACGATGCCGTCGCCATTGCGGTCCAGCATCTGTAACCACGCGGCTGCCTGAGCCAGGAACTCGGCCTCGCTGACTTCGCCATTGCCATCGACATCGTTGAATTCAAGCGTCATACCCGCCGCGGCGCGCTGCATCGGGCTGCCATTGCCGCCCCCGTTGCCATTGCCGTTGCCGCTGCCGCTGCCGTGGCCCGGCTCATTGGCCATGTCGTTTTCACGTGCCTCATCGAACATCACGTATTCTTCACCGTCGATTGCGCCGTTTTCATCAGCATCGAAGGTAAAGAACACGTCGCCGCGCCGAGTACGGATTTCATCCACCGTGACGACGCCGTCGCCGTCCAGGTCCCAGTTCACAATGAAGTGGTCACCGGGTGCGGCCAAAGCAGGCGCAGCACTGAAAGACAGTGCTGCCCCCAAAGCGACGGCTGGCATCGTCGAGAAAATCGAGTTCTGCATCAGTCTGTTCCTTTATGTGGCTGCTCGCGACCTCACAGGCCGTTGACCGGCACCTTGAGCATCGGGTTTCCGTCGGCATCCTTGGGAATTTCCCCCGCACGCATGTTCACTTGCAGGGAAGGGATGATCAGCTTGGGCATATCCAGCTGTGCATCGCGCTCAGTCCGGAACTTGATGAAGTCTTCACGGGTCTTGCCGCCGCCCACGTGGATGTTGTGGGCTTTCTCTTCGGCCACCGTGGTTTCCCACGCGATATCGCGACCGTTCGGGCCATAGTCGTGGCACATGAACAGACGCGTTTCGTCGGGTAGTGCCAGCACCTTCTGGATGCTGTCATAAAGCTCTCCGGCGTCGCCGCCGGGGAAGTCGGCCCGCGCCGAGCCGCCATCGGGCATGAACAGCGTGTCCCCCACAAAGGCCGCATCACCCATCACATGCACCATGCACGCAGGCGTGTGGCCCGGTGTGGCCATCGTAAACACCTGCATCTCGCCAATCATGTAGGTGTCACCATCGTGGAACAGCGCATCGAACTGGCTGCCATCGCGTTGGAATTCGGTACCTTCGTTGAAGACCTTTCCGAAGACGTCCTGCACGACCATGATGTTGGCCCCAACGCCGATCTTGCCGCCCAGTTTTTCCTGGATATACGGCGCGGCGGACAGGTGGTCAGCGTGGACGTGGGTTTCGATGATCCACTCCAGCTTCAAGCCCTGTTCCTGAATGCGAGCAATCAATGCGTCGGCGTGATCATAGGTAATCCGCCCTGCGGCATAATCGATGTCCATGACGCTATCGACGACGGCACACGATGTGCTGGCCGGGTCACGCACGATGTAGCTGATGGTATTGGTTGCATCGTCGAAAAAACCTTCGACGACAGGTGAAATGTCCATATTGATTGGATACTGGGTCATGTCTGTATTCCTTACGATTGAGGAGCGTTGGGTTTGCGCGCGGCGGCGGATTCGATGGTGCGGGCCAGAATAATGCCGACCAGCAAAGCGGCGGTGAAGGCGAAAACCTCCCAGCGACCGGTGCCAAGGGCCGGAAGGGCACCGCCCGGGCAGAACCCCGCGATTCCCCAGCCGATGCCGAACAGCGCCGAGCCGCCAATCAGGCGCGCATCGAGATCACGGCGTTGCGGGACAAGGAACTCCCGCCCGAACACGGGCGTTTTCCGCCCGAAAACCAGTTTGTACCCGATGAAGGTCGTCACAAGGGCGCCCCCCATCACGAAGATCAGCGACGGATCCCACGCCCCCGCCACATCAAAGAAGTTCAGGACCTTGGCGGGGTTCGCCATCCCTGAGATGGAAATGCCCACCCCAAAGATCGTCCCAATTACATAGGCTGCAAAAAGACGCATCTTTTATCCTCCGAACACGTGGCGCACGACGTAAACCGTGGCCAGGGTGACGACCATGAACGTCCCGGTCGCAACGATGGAACGGGGCGACAGGCGCGCCATGCCGCATACCCCGTGACCCGAGGTGCAGCCGCCGCCGAAGGTCACACCGACGCCCACGATCAGCCCGCCGACCAGCAGCATCACCGTGCTCACAGGTACCTGAACCGCTGGCATCGCGCCGCTGATCGCCAGGACGACGAGAGGGCCCGTGACCATGCCGGCCACTGTCGCGGCGCGCCATGCGAAATCGGATTTGGAGGCCGGATAGACCAGCCCCGCAAGGATGCCTGTCGCCCCCATGACCCGCCCGTGGAACAGCATGAGCAGTGTCGCGCCCAAGCCGATGAGCACGCCGCCCAAGAGGGATATCCAAGGGGTGAATTCAGTCTCCATGTCGTCTCTCCATTGTGGATGCACAGCCGATTCAACGCCGACCGCGCTTGTGTCTGCATGTATCTAAGACAGCTGCCACCAACGTTCAGTGACGAAGTCACCAAACCATGCAGATTTTTAGATGAGACCGCAAAAAGGAAGGTTTCAGCCGTTTGCGAGGTCTTGCAAAGCGTCCCGGTCGAGGATCCGTACAAGCCCGCGTTGTTGTTCCAACCAACCGCGGCGTTGGAATTCATGCAACTGCCGGGACACGACTTCCCGCGCGGTGCCAAGCTCGGTGGCCAAGGCCTGGTGCGTGGCGGACACTGTCTCGGAGGTTCCGGCCAAATCCAACAATCGCGCTGCCAGGCGCATGTCGATGCGCCCGAAGGCGACATCCTCGATGATCTTGAACAGGCCAGTCATGCGATGAGCATAGGCTGCAAGGATGAAATCCCGAAATATCGGCTCGGCGGACACGAGCGCATCGAAAGTGGCCTTGGGCAGCGCAATCGCGGTGACGTCGGTCTCTGCCACCCCTTCGGCAAGATAGGCCTCGTGGGCCAACATGCAGGCGGTGGTCATGACACAGCTTTGCCCCGCCTCAACCCGGTAAAGCACGATTTCCCGACCGCCCTCGGACGTCTGAGAGACACGCACCGTGCCCGACAGCAAGAACAGGAGGTTTTGCGGAACATGCCCTGCGCCGAAGATCTGATCCCCCTTCTTTGAGCGCAGGATCTTTCCATCGCGCAACAGCACGTTGCGCACGTGATCCGGCAACCGTGACAATCCCGTGAACCGCTGCGTCCAATCCTCTGTTTCGCTCATCCGCTCTACCTATCGTGATTGGCCGCAGCGGCGGCGCAAGGGCTGCCGATGACCGGTTGTGGTGTATTGAGTCGTGGCGTTTTCACTAAGCGACGGAAGGCCGCCGCACCGTTTCCAGATAGGTCAACACC
It contains:
- a CDS encoding DUF6691 family protein, whose protein sequence is MRLFAAYVIGTIFGVGISISGMANPAKVLNFFDVAGAWDPSLIFVMGGALVTTFIGYKLVFGRKTPVFGREFLVPQRRDLDARLIGGSALFGIGWGIAGFCPGGALPALGTGRWEVFAFTAALLVGIILARTIESAAARKPNAPQS
- a CDS encoding Crp/Fnr family transcriptional regulator encodes the protein MSETEDWTQRFTGLSRLPDHVRNVLLRDGKILRSKKGDQIFGAGHVPQNLLFLLSGTVRVSQTSEGGREIVLYRVEAGQSCVMTTACMLAHEAYLAEGVAETDVTAIALPKATFDALVSAEPIFRDFILAAYAHRMTGLFKIIEDVAFGRIDMRLAARLLDLAGTSETVSATHQALATELGTAREVVSRQLHEFQRRGWLEQQRGLVRILDRDALQDLANG
- a CDS encoding YeeE/YedE family protein produces the protein METEFTPWISLLGGVLIGLGATLLMLFHGRVMGATGILAGLVYPASKSDFAWRAATVAGMVTGPLVVLAISGAMPAVQVPVSTVMLLVGGLIVGVGVTFGGGCTSGHGVCGMARLSPRSIVATGTFMVVTLATVYVVRHVFGG
- a CDS encoding EF-hand domain-containing protein, with the protein product MQNSIFSTMPAVALGAALSFSAAPALAAPGDHFIVNWDLDGDGVVTVDEIRTRRGDVFFTFDADENGAIDGEEYVMFDEARENDMANEPGHGSGSGNGNGNGGGNGSPMQRAAAGMTLEFNDVDGNGEVSEAEFLAQAAAWLQMLDRNGDGIVTTDDFGRR
- a CDS encoding MBL fold metallo-hydrolase, which gives rise to MTQYPINMDISPVVEGFFDDATNTISYIVRDPASTSCAVVDSVMDIDYAAGRITYDHADALIARIQEQGLKLEWIIETHVHADHLSAAPYIQEKLGGKIGVGANIMVVQDVFGKVFNEGTEFQRDGSQFDALFHDGDTYMIGEMQVFTMATPGHTPACMVHVMGDAAFVGDTLFMPDGGSARADFPGGDAGELYDSIQKVLALPDETRLFMCHDYGPNGRDIAWETTVAEEKAHNIHVGGGKTREDFIKFRTERDAQLDMPKLIIPSLQVNMRAGEIPKDADGNPMLKVPVNGL